One Deinococcus aerophilus DNA window includes the following coding sequences:
- a CDS encoding SDR family oxidoreductase — translation MANLGSSTVMLTGAGGALATAIAQELDDAGAQMVLVGRGEALARAADRFPATEVIDTDLSDPASVAELKKVKVDILVHTAGAYTMQPVQKATTDDLRAMLDANLLTLFHAVQGVLPHMLRQKDGIILGVSAAQAARMSGPGAALYTASKAAVSAYIYSLNDELKARGVRGCVLYPMGAIDTPANRDAGLKWETMIDVRGLAKSVAHLLTRPDRAHLTELKVYPDVEE, via the coding sequence ATGGCGAACCTCGGCTCCTCTACGGTCATGCTCACGGGAGCAGGCGGCGCACTTGCGACGGCCATTGCTCAGGAACTCGACGACGCGGGCGCACAGATGGTCCTGGTCGGGCGCGGCGAGGCCCTGGCCCGCGCCGCCGACCGCTTTCCTGCCACCGAGGTGATCGACACCGACCTGTCCGACCCGGCGAGCGTGGCCGAGCTGAAGAAGGTCAAGGTGGACATCCTGGTCCACACGGCGGGTGCGTACACCATGCAGCCGGTGCAGAAGGCGACCACCGACGATCTGCGGGCGATGCTCGACGCCAACCTGCTGACCCTGTTCCACGCTGTTCAGGGCGTGCTGCCGCACATGCTCCGGCAGAAAGACGGCATCATTCTGGGCGTGAGTGCGGCGCAGGCCGCGCGCATGAGCGGCCCCGGCGCGGCGCTGTACACCGCGAGCAAGGCGGCCGTGAGCGCCTACATCTACAGCCTGAACGACGAACTCAAGGCGCGGGGCGTGCGCGGCTGCGTGCTGTACCCGATGGGAGCCATCGACACCCCAGCCAACCGGGACGCCGGCCTCAAGTGGGAGACCATGATTGACGTCCGCGGGCTGGCCAAGAGTGTGGCCCACCTGCTGACCCGCCCCGACCGCGCCCACCTGACCGAGCTGAAGGTGTACCCGGATGTGGAGGAGTAG